TCGATTTGGGTGGAACAACAGAACATTGTTATACATAGAAGCCATTCATGTTTAGATCTAATTTTTGGAGGGGAATTTCTCCAAAGACATATAGGTGCAAAGATACATAACAAGGGATGAGGAGAGGATGGAGTATACTAATATACAATTATAACCAATCGTATTAAGATGAGCATGCGTGGATACATATTACGGTAGCCAAGATATTATTAAACAATAAAGATATGATCAAAATGAGTAAGCTATGAAGGAAGTCAGTGAGAGAAAATCCTTAAGCGCAAATACCACTATACATTGACAAGTGTGTTCATATTAAGATGAGCCTGTGTGGATGCATATGTAGGTAGGAAAGATATTGCGTTAACCAAGAAAGTCAATGCAAGTAAGACTGCAACCAATGATCGATTTGTGTGGAACAACAGAACATTTGTCATACATAGAAGCCATTCATGTTTAGATCTATCTTTTGGAAGGGAATTTCTCCAAAGACATATTGGTACAAAGATACATAACAAGGGATGAGGAGAGGATCGAATAGGGGAAATAGAAGTCTAGATATGATTTTGCATCCGTCTTCTGAtggcacatactccctccgtctaggtgtgtaagtcatcttacgaaaaccaaataatcccaaaacacttaggcgcagtgcattaacttctacctcgtttcttgtttcttgacatatcaaccaataagatatgtggagtgtgcatgcttttaataacttgagactaccaaacacgacatgcagtggttagttcattgcatgcaatgctattaattagcaaataaacattaagttctttcgttttcccctcctccttggtcacggtgcataacctaagatgacttactcacctagacggagggagtaccatgttTTCTCGGGACTTGCCTTTTGACTGCAATCTATTGACATGACATATAATTCGTGGAAAATTAAATTAGATAACTATGTGAGAAAGAGGACATAAAGTTGGCAAAAAAAAAAGAATCTCAAATATAACAGTACATATAGTCAATCTAGCCACGCAAATACGCGGGTCACTTCGCTAGTTCGAAAGTAAGAAAGAAGAACAAATAATTTCATAACTTAGTTTTGGAAATGAGCAATGTTCCATTGCGTCAAAAGAATATTATCCGCGCATAGAACGCTCCATGATATATCCTGCATGCTTCATTACTGGCGGATTCAAGAAAACGATGCACCTTACAGACCGGCATGAGCGTGGCCATGGAGACACTATGCAGACAGGCCTATGGTGCCCGGATGTACCGCCTGCTAGGCTTGTATCTGCAGTCGAAACTCATCATGTTGGTGGTGGTGTCAGTACTCATCTCCGTCCTGTGGCCGTTCACGGAGCCAATTCTGTTGTGTCTTCATCAAGAACCCGAGGTGTCCCACACCGCCACGGTGTTCATCCTTTACCAGGTCCCCGGCCTGTTCGCCTACTCCTTCCTACAGTGCTTGATGCGTTATCTACAGGCACAGTCGATTGTTGTGCCACTTGTTGTCTGCTCCATGGTGCCGTTTGTGCTCCACATCTCCGTGAACTACCTGCTGGTGAATGTGGTCGGATTGTGCCTCACTGTCGCATCATTGGCCATCTCAGCCACATTCAACCACATAAAATATTGCAATATCTAAAATTTCAAGTCAACATTTACCTTTGTCTATCAACATTTCAATATGGTGGACACCTCCCACCTTCCTTGTCATGAAACCACCAGACCAGCCAGCCGAAGTCAGCCACCCTAATTCACAAACAAACGTGACACAAATGTAGTAAAACGAAAACACAAGAAATGTAGAAAACATATGCTTATACAGAATATCTGTGTAGAACTAGTGTGCATGTACATGTATCGGTTGGTAAACAAAACTTCATGTAGACAGCATCACTGATCGAGGATTAACAAGGATTGATGGCTCAACACGTTCCACTCTACCAGGCTACATTGAGCGGTGCACACTACTGGCCGCCCCGACATTCCCGCCCATGTCGCTTCACCTTACAGATCTGTCCATACTCCATCCGTCCAAGTGGAGGATAGTAATAATACACATATATGGCGCTCCACCTTCCAAGTCTATCCATACTCCATCCGTCTCGTAAGCATTCCATCAACTTTTCATAATTCTCTAACAATTTCTCTTTGTTATATGTTAGCTGATGCCATTTTATTTCTGTTTCATCCTTGTTAAAGAAGACAGTATGATTCACCCTAGATCCTTCACCTTGCAATTCGGAAAAAGGAAAAGCAGAACAAATAATATCATAACTTGGTTTTGGAAATGAGCAATGTTCCGTTGCATCGATGGAATTTTATCCACACATAGAACCCTCCATAATATATGTTGCATGCTTAATTACTGATGGATTCGGGAAAATGTTGCAACTTACAGACCGGCATGAGCGGCGCCATGGAGACACTGTGTGGACAGGCCTACGGCGCCCGGATGTACCGCCTGCTGGGCTTGTACCTGCAATCGTCGCTCATCATGTCAGCGATGGTGTCCGTACTCATCTCCGTCGTGTGGCTGTTCACGGAGCCGATCCTGTTGTCTCTGCATCAGGAACCCGAGGTGTCCCATGCTGCAACAGTGTTCATCCGATACCAGATCCCCGGTTTGTTTGCCTATTCCTTCCTGCAATGCCTGCTACGGTATCTGCAGACACAGTCCATTGTCGTACCACTTGTTGTCTGCTCCATGGTGCCTTTTGCGCTCCACATCGCCCTGAACTACCTGCTGGTGAATGTGGTCGGATTGGGCCTCACTGGCGCGTCATTGGCCATCTCAGCCACGTTTTGGGTCTCGTGCCTGATGCTGCTCGCGTACGTGATGTGGTCCAAGGAGTTCGACGAGACATGGAAGGGCTTCTCTACCGACGCCTTGAACTACCTGTTACCGACGATCAAGCTCGCCATGCCCTCCGCCATCATGGTCTGGTTAGTACGTTTACACTTGTCAACAACACATGTATATACATGCCGTTCCCTGATTGGTTTTGAGTCTGGACAGATGTAAGCTCTGACATTTTTTTCTTTGGAaaaaaacatttgtgttgagtgGACGCAGCTTGGAGTACTGGGCGATTGAGCTCCTCGTGCTGCTCGCCGGCCTGCTGCCGAATTCCACTGTGAGCACGTCGTTGATCGCCATATGGTATGGGTCTGGATGAACCAAACTTGTTACATAATTATTGTTCGTGCATCATTTCAGAAACAGTCGGACTTGATGTACCATTTATTCCTCTAAATGCAGCGCAAGCACGCAGGCCGTTTCCTACATGATCACCTATGGGTTCAGTGCCGCTGTGAGGTACGTCGCCTGGCCTTCCATAGGCCATGTCCCAAGTTCTTAGTGTGTTGTTGTTGTCTAGAACCAGTTCTTGCTTCACTTAATTATGGTGGTTTATATCACGTTGCTTCCACCATTTGCATGCAGCACCCGGGTGTCGAATGAGGTTGGGGCTGGTAACGTGGACAGGGCAAAGAACGCGGTCACGGTTACGATGAAACTGTCAGTCTTCCTCGCCCTCTCATTCATCCTGCTCCTTATCATTGGCCATGGCCTCTGGGCGAGCCTCTTCACGGGGAGCGCGATGATTGCGGCAAAGTTCGCGGCCATCACCCCGCTCCTGATGATCTCTATTGTGCTCGACTCCACGCAGGGCGTGCTGTCAGGTGAGAAAGATCAGTGGGCTACCTAAAGCAATCTTCAAGGATCACTTGGCTTGGCTCGAGAAATTAATAATTTCAAATCATGTATTCAAAATTATAAATTGGAATGCGCTGCTAGTGCAAAACAATTCCGCAAAATTGATGAATAAAATGGCCGTGTGGCAGGGGTTGCGCGGGGCTGTGGATGGCAGCACCTGGCGGCGACCACCAACCTGGTGGCGTACTACTTGGCTGGCATGCCGGTGGCCATTCTCTTGGCCTTCAAGCTCAACTTGTACACTCACGTAAGTAAGACAGGCCCCGTGCATTGTCAAGTTGTCATTGCGCAATGCATCAAACATGCATGTATAGCTCAACTTCTGAAAAACAAGGGGCTCGAATACTGAATACTTTTCCATGGGCAAATGTCGTCTTCTCTTTTTGCAGGGCTTATGGTTGGGTTTAATCACTGGGCTGGCATGCCAGACAAGCGTGATGGTGATCATCACCCTCCGCACGAAATGGTCAAAGCTCGTGGACGCGATGGTGAAAAATCGGGATGACTATGTGGCCTGATCGACACTCGCATGTTATTTTAAGATGTAATTTACCATCAGGGTCACACGGTGGTTGCTCATTCATATGGTAGCAGCATCCGTGGCGTGCACCAGTGCAAGTTTTTGTGAGATGGCGTGTGTTGGCTGAACTCAACTGTTGTTAATCCTTTTTTGGCCGTATCTTTGAGTTCATTTCAGTATGAAAAGGTCGAGCTTCCCTCTGCCTGAGATGGTAAACCAAACGCTATATATACAAAGAGAAACTCAGAGGGAGGATGCATGCCGGTGTTGGCTTAGGTGGCGAGGATTCCTGAGATGGTAAATTGTCTGGGGCACCTAGGTGCCTCGGCACCGAGGCCCATTATATGGCAACTCACATTTGTAGTGCATGATGTACAATACACAACAAAATGACTTT
This DNA window, taken from Triticum aestivum cultivar Chinese Spring chromosome 1D, IWGSC CS RefSeq v2.1, whole genome shotgun sequence, encodes the following:
- the LOC123179977 gene encoding protein DETOXIFICATION 19 isoform X1 — its product is MSSAPLLGAREHSSECGEVKRGSPAWLRRLIDTEEAWAQLQFALPMVLTNMSYYAIPLVSVMFSGHLGNVHLAGATLGNSWATVTGYAFVTGMSGAMETLCGQAYGARMYRLLGLYLQSSLIMSAMVSVLISVVWLFTEPILLSLHQEPEVSHAATVFIRYQIPGLFAYSFLQCLLRYLQTQSIVVPLVVCSMVPFALHIALNYLLVNVVGLGLTGASLAISATFWVSCLMLLAYVMWSKEFDETWKGFSTDALNYLLPTIKLAMPSAIMVCLEYWAIELLVLLAGLLPNSTVSTSLIAICASTQAVSYMITYGFSAAVSTRVSNEVGAGNVDRAKNAVTVTMKLSVFLALSFILLLIIGHGLWASLFTGSAMIAAKFAAITPLLMISIVLDSTQGVLSGVARGCGWQHLAATTNLVAYYLAGMPVAILLAFKLNLYTHGLWLGLITGLACQTSVMVIITLRTKWSKLVDAMVKNRDDYVA
- the LOC123179977 gene encoding protein DETOXIFICATION 19 isoform X2 codes for the protein MSSAPLLGAREHSSECGEVKRGSPAWLRRLIDTEEAWAQLQFALPMVLTNMSYYAIPLVSVMFSGHLGNVHLAGATLGNSWATVTGYAFVTGMSGAMETLCGQAYGARMYRLLGLYLQSSLIMSAMVSVLISVVWLFTEPILLSLHQEPEVSHAATVFIRYQIPATFWVSCLMLLAYVMWSKEFDETWKGFSTDALNYLLPTIKLAMPSAIMVCLEYWAIELLVLLAGLLPNSTVSTSLIAICASTQAVSYMITYGFSAAVSTRVSNEVGAGNVDRAKNAVTVTMKLSVFLALSFILLLIIGHGLWASLFTGSAMIAAKFAAITPLLMISIVLDSTQGVLSGVARGCGWQHLAATTNLVAYYLAGMPVAILLAFKLNLYTHGLWLGLITGLACQTSVMVIITLRTKWSKLVDAMVKNRDDYVA